tcatttataaactgcaCAGAATTATTCGCATAGTAAATATATTTGCCTTGcgtgtgtttatatttataaagctggacagGACTGGTGTTTGGATTCGCACTGCAGTTGTCCTTTTAAAAATGGATGCACACATTCTGTGTTTGAGTCAATCCACAACTTTGATGGTGGGCAAAACATTTGCTAATgaattttgcaaattgcaaatttatattcTAAATGAACACAGATGGCCGTCTtctaaagaaatagggaatgaccatgaaatgatttgtagcaagaggcccactgacacctgggcccaccgggagttttcctggtatcccggtgagccAATCCGACACTGGTAAATGCGAAGGAaccctttaaatcattttcttgtagacttaaggtatcaagatccaaattacggaaagatctgttatctggaaaaacccaggtccagagcattctggataacaggtcccatacctgtactaaatgtgTTACATAGCTACATCTATCAAGTTCAATTCTATGGGATCTCATTCTGACATTTAAAAAACAGGATTCTAAAAATGATTGGCTGTGTCACTTATTTACCATTTTGTCTCATCTCCGTTCATAGCGACGGCAGGTAAATACATTACGAAGAAAAATGCAAACTGGACTGATGCCTCaagttgttttatttatgtttgttgAAATTGAACACATAGAATAATACATTGACACggtatatattatatgatataatcACTTCAGTCTACTGTTCATGAGTCGGATGCTTGTTTTAGTTGTTCTCTGTAATATCCATGTATTGAGTCTGAAGGGTTTGTGTTTAGTTGTTATTTGTAATGTCCTGTATCCAGTCTAGATAGTTACAGACTTTAGCATAAACTCCTGGAAGATCCTTCCTGGCACAGTACCATCCCCATGAGACCACTCCATAGAGTTCTCCATTGCAAATCAGAGGTCCACCAGAGTCACCCTaatgaaaagggaaaatatatacaaaacggatgtttaaaaaaaaaatatagaaatgttaCTCACTGCAAAGAGAATATTTGTAAGTAAATGTTAAACGTATACCGTACTAAATAAGGGTGCTCGGCAATGTGATCAATTCTAATCTTGTTtttagtgaggggcgaatttgttgcatttcgcttcgccgcaaAACGGGCAAAAATTTTGCCAGTGcgagggcagtgtcggactggcccaccgggatacaaggaaaactcccggtgggcccaggtgtcagtgggcccttgagCTGCTAAACTTTCGGCCTATTTCacggccattccctatttctatgagaacaaagaggctaaatagatggattaatagattatagtatgtataactaaaagagactaggagaatagaggttgagtgaggagaggaagaataatagtactgagagtgggcccctggtctaaggtttttgggtgggcccctggtgtcccagtctgacactgtgtgaGGGTGTACTTACCgtaattcactatatatatatatatatatatatatatatatatatatatatatatatatatacttttattcttATAAATTCTTTTTCCATACCTGGCATGAATCCTTTCCACCTTCCAGGAAGCCGGCACAGAACATGTTCTCGGAAATCTTCTTGGGATATGAAGCCTTACAGCTGGATTCAGACAGAATGGGCAGATCTAGACACTGCAATTGATCAGCGTACTTCACTGTAAGCAATAATCAGGGACATTGTTTGTATACATTCCACAACCTATTGCACTGCATTTAATGTATTGTATTGATtacagcatataaatatatatacatttactttatatacagcaggtatgggacctgttgtccagaatgcttgggaccgtgggttttccaggtaacagatcttttcatgatttggattttcaaactttaacaaagtccgaatttatctcaatattttctgctacaaactccaattaaATCCGCTTTGcgttttacgcttatttattattacattttcctaaaatttgctttgcggggaaaaaaatacgattttcacaattttttttcgtatttttaacccaaaaactgcgacttttgcacaaaaactcagaaaacttcggggtattgcatgaaacccagcgcacatcaaaaaatcattgggacttctcccatatatgcaacctcgacaggtctgagatgccggattttcagatttagacttcCATccccggggtttaataaattccgaaaaatttgtgattttttaaaagtcaaattttatattcggagtttagtaaataaccagcctaaataagcccaataggttgtttttgctaccaataaggattaataatatttagttagaatcaagtacaagctactgttttattaaagtctttttcaaaagtctatgggagtaacgaggagctttctggataatgagttaatgggtttccggaaaacaaatctcatacctgtaaatacatttaaaatatatatttaaaaataccacAACTACTAACTGCTTTCTCAACATTATCTGCAGCAGACTGGGCAAAGCTAGACACTTATTTTGTGCTATGGCAATAATGTTTCCAGTGCTACAGTGCTACAATATTATATCATTTAATAACTTCCAGCTCCCATAATATTGCAAAAGGAGGCTTTGCTTGGGTAACAAATCTAAAAGATGTCAGAGGataccagggccgggccaaggcaGCCAagcgcccaaggcaacctggcaGCCATCTTTACCTCAAGTGCGCATGTGTGCAAGTCAGGAACTGCGTGCGTCAGCAACTGCGTGTGGCATAAACTGCGCATGTGTGCGCATCCTAGAAATACTTTAATTTGTGAAGGGGGAAGAGAGTGCCGGTGGGAGAGAAAGGGTCCGGACATGGGGTAAGCTCAAGAAAGAGGTACATGCTTGGTGCCCCCAtttgattgcgccctaggcacgtgcctcttctgcctacccctagttccggccctggaggaTACCACAAATGACAGCAAAGGACACTACAAAACAAAGTGACaccttataataaatatataattatacactATTCTGTCTTTATTACACATATTTGACCCtagtgtgtatgaatgtgataagggaccatagactgtaagctccactggagcagggactgatgtcaaatacagtatatttgtaaaaGAGCTGCTAAAATGGTCTATAATACccagaaattaaattaatttctcTTTATTATCCATAATGCCATCTGGAGTAGAGAAGGAATTTACTACCTACCACCATACGCAAGCAGATTTCCATAGCCAGACACAAGGCACTCAGTCGCCGCTTTTGGGCAGCTTCTTGCCACTGGGATGGGCTGTACATACTGATTATACTGAGCAGGTTCCGCTAGTTTAACCAACATGATATCATTGTCATAAGTATCCTCATTGTAGCCGTGGTGCATGTAGATGCTCTCCACTTGGATGTGCTGCTCAGTTGTCTCCTTCTTATTAAGGTCATGTTCTCCAAGGTGAGCAACCATGGTCTCGGGTCTGGATAAAATTAAGAAACATTCAGTGTTTAAGCAGGATTTAAGAGAAGGTAATCCCTCATGAGAGccattttccatgattttacataGGAATGTGGGGAACATGCCATATGACCATGCTTTCATTGGCTGGAGGCATTTCATGAGACTGAGGAGCATGCTGCTGAAGGGCAGAGGACGTGAAATacagaacaaaacaaacaaaacaataacacatggaactaaaaaaaacaagcatattTTATGAGGCAAAAGCaccccttcttttctttttctgtcctGACATCCAGAAGAAAGGGGCAATTTAAGGAAAGTCGTAGTAACCATCTAGAAGGTATTATTTATTGTTCACCtgcttatattgtttatattggaAAGATCATTGTTATATACTTACGGAACGTAGCAATGTGCAGCAGAAATAATCCACCTTGCTGAGATCAGTGAACCCCCACACCAGCGGTCTCCATTTTCGGTGAAATAAACCTGCCAGGGCTGAGAGTGAGGGGTGCATTCATATCCCCCTATAATCTTATCATCATCCAGAGGAGCTGCAGCTGCAAATAAGAATAATAACAGCAACAGTATTTTGAGATGTGTGATTTTTACATAAATGTTTATGTTCGTTATAGCACCATTCCTGAACTCCAAATCTGATGACTTTCATCAATTATGAAAGGTATGGTATGTCTTTATTGTCTATATCAATGCCATAAACAATGCGCAAAACTTAACTGAaacaaaaattgagttttaataaataaccccctaatattgAAATGAAGTTACTTAAGAAATTATAAGATTGAATCgcgttaaaatatttaaattgatgcCCCATCAAAATGTGGATCTCTAAAAGATTCATAACTGCAACTGCCAGGAACATCAATGCCCAGAAAGGCATCATGGTGAGTTTTGTTGGGTTGTCAGTCTAAAGCCGGACTGAATCGAAGAGACTGGGGAGATATTTTATAGGCTGATTATCAGCTTCAAGCGAGCAGGTTGTCCCTTCCCATGGACCTTCTCCAGACTCCTGTAAGTTCTCAGGTAGACCTGATTAGTCACAGTAGATGAGTTTTGTTTTCCAACTGACGTATCAACACAATGTGCGCCATTAGTTCTTCTGATTGCTAATAGAATTGACTTTGAGAAGGAAAAAGTAAATCAGTTGGTGGTCTACTCTAGGTCAAGTAATTCTATCCTATTTTATAGTTAGGAGAAATTTCCAGATTCAAAATGATCTCATGTGTAGTCTAGTACATTCCAGCCGAAACAAGCAAGCATTCAGTAAAAAAGCGGTTACAAATCTGCTGTAATGTATCATTTTTTAATACCTTCTGATCCTTTTTGATCATGAGTATATTTTGGAATAAATACACATGGGAAAGGTCAGTGGCAGCCATAACCCAACAAATCCAACAGTGGGTAAGGCCGAAAATTGTTTATTCAATAAGGAAACGTGTTTGACTCTTCACTTGATGGAATTACAATTTAAATTGATCAGAATGTACTTGTTAAGAatggagtcccaaacccagaactgaTTACAAGGACCAGGCCGCGGCTCACTCTTCCaactataacaaccacctttggctttgggaggatactcgggtgccgccaggtcttagcgtgagaggaccagggagagagttctgggcaggcaagggaaccgaacgTTGTAACTGAAACAGAGAACAAGAATCATGGTCGGGGAACAGGTCCagtcaataccaatcaggagaGACAGAACAGATTCAGGAAACAAGAGAATAGTCGAGGTCCCAGGCTGAGTCAAACACACTGATTTCACAGTACAAAGTAGGATCCAAAAGAGTAGTCAATACacaggcaaaagtcaggacaggcagcaaactagacaaggtcagggacaggcagggtcagtaaCAGATCAAAACCCAGGAACTAAAGAATTCAACCTTTAAGTTGGGCAACAACATTTGGcaaagagccctttaaatatttgaaaatcatgtaatcgCGCAGCGCTCCCAATGAAGACGGAAATACCTGAACGCCGCACAAGCCAGAAGCGGCTGAAGACTCTGCATCTTTCACATTAAACCTGCCCGTCTGCCAGGTATAATTATAACAGTACTGTTAGGTTTACCGCATGATTGCACAATATTTTTATCTGGGATTTATCACAATTATCTGAGGgacaaaattatttgcttttataaaaataaatcggCCTGATCTCACAGAATTATTCAGTTGAGAGAGAAACTATGAAAAGATGATCCTGTCTACTCTGGTTTAACGTAAAAGGAAAGTCAACTTGctataactttttcttttttttttttttttacttatattttattaagaatttttttttttctccaagtaaGAATGTACACTACaggaataacataaaaaagaaaagaaaaatacaacaaagaaacaatagaaatacaaacaacataaaaacaacaacaaaactctTTTGATATCCATCAAAGGCTGAGCATATATTT
This sequence is a window from Xenopus laevis strain J_2021 chromosome 7S, Xenopus_laevis_v10.1, whole genome shotgun sequence. Protein-coding genes within it:
- the LOC108697257 gene encoding trypsin-3-like isoform X1 codes for the protein MMPFWALMFLAVAAAAPLDDDKIIGGYECTPHSQPWQVYFTENGDRWCGGSLISARWIISAAHCYVPPETMVAHLGEHDLNKKETTEQHIQVESIYMHHGYNEDTYDNDIMLVKLAEPAQYNQYVQPIPVARSCPKAATECLVSGYGNLLAYGVKYADQLQCLDLPILSESSCKASYPKKISENMFCAGFLEGGKDSCQGDSGGPLICNGELYGVVSWGWYCARKDLPGVYAKVCNYLDWIQDITNNN
- the LOC108697257 gene encoding trypsin-3-like isoform X2; this encodes MMPFWALMFLAVAAAAPLDDDKIIGGYECTPHSQPWQVYFTENGDRWCGGSLISARWIISAAHCYVPPETMVAHLGEHDLNKKETTEQHIQVESIYMHHGYNEDTYDNDIMLVKLAEPAQYNQYVQPIPVARSCPKAATECLVSGYGNLLAYGVKYADQLQCLDLPILSESSCKASYPKKISENMFCAGFLEGGKDSCQGDSGGPLICNGELYGVVSWGWYCARKDLPGVYAKVCNYLDWIQDITNNN